CGCACCCGGCTGCCGGCCACCAGCACCTGCACCGCCGCGTCATCCGGCAGGGCGCGCACCATGGCGGCCACCGCGTCGCGCGCCGCGTCGAGCCGCGTGCCGCCGCCCGGCAGGCCGGTGTTCATGCTGGCCGACGCGTCGACCACGAAGAGGACCGAACGCACCCCGCTGCCCGCCCCCAGCCCGCCCCAGCGGGGCCCGGCCGCCGCGAGGGCGACGCACAGCAGGGCCAGCACCCGCAGCAGGAGCAGCAGCCAGCGCCGCACGCCCAGGCTGCGGGCCTGGCGCGCCTGCACCTCGTCGAGGAAGCGCAGGTCGCTGAAACGCTCCCGCCGCACGCGTCGCCGGCTGAGGAAGTGGATGATGACGGGCAGGGCCGCCGCGAGGGCGCCGAGCAGCAGGGACGGGTTCAGGAAGGAGATGGGCATCAGTACATCCGCCGCCGCTTCTGCAGGTAGGCGCCGAGTCCCGCCGCGAACGGCGTGTCGGTGGAGATCTCGACCAGATCGACGAGCTGCCGGCGGCACTCGCGGCGCAGGGTGTCGCGCCAGGCGTCGAAGCGGGCCCGGTAGCCCTCGCGCAGGTGGGCCGGCTCGAGGCGCACCCGCTGGTCCGGCTGTTCGAGCGACTCGAACTCCACCTCGCCGTCGAAGTCGAGGGCGATCTCCCGGGGATCGAGGATGTGGAAGACGACCACCTCGTGACCCCGGTGGCGGAAATGCTTCAGACCCGCCAGGATCCGCTCCGGCTCGTCCATCAGGTCGCTGAACAGGAGCACGAGCCCGCGCCGCTGCACCCGCTCGGCGACCCGGTGCAGCACCTCGCCGAGGTTCGTGCCGTGTCCGTCCGGCAGCCCCTCGAGGACCTTCAGCACCTGGAAGAGCTGCCGCCGCACCGAGCGGGCGGGCACCATCTGCAGGGGTTTCTCGTCGAAGGTGACCAGGCCGACCGCGTCGTTCTGGCGCAGCAGCAGATAGCTGAGCGCCGCCGCGAGATACGAGGCGTAGCGGACCTTGGTGGGCCTGTTCTCCGCGCCGGTGTAGCCCATGCTCGCCGAGCAGTCCATCAGCAGGGTCGCGCGCAGGTTGGTCTCCTCGGTGAAGACCTTCAGGTAGTGGCGGTCGGTCTTGGCGTAGACCCGCCAGTCCATGTGGCCCACGGGCTCGCCGGGGATGTACTGCCGGTACTCGGCGAACTCGGCGCTGAAGCCGTGGTAGGGGCTCTTGTGCAGTCCCGTCAGGAAGCCCTCGACGACCAGGCGCGCCACGAGGTCGAGGCGACCGAGGCGACCGACCAGCTCGGGCGAGAGGAGCTCGTGGCTCACGGGGCGACCTCGTCGAGGATCAGCCCGATGATGCGATCCTTGGCGACGTTCTCGGCTTCGGCGTGGAAGTTCGAGACCAGGCGGTGGCGCAGCACGGGCAGGGCCAGGCGCCGGATGTCCTCGAGGTCGGGCGTCGGGCGGCCGTCGAGCAGGGCCCGCGTCTTGGCGCCGCGGATGAGGAACTGGGCGGCGCGGGGACCGGCGCCCCAGGCCAGGAACTCCTTCGCGGCGGCGGCCTCCTCGCCGCTGCCCACGCGCGTCGCCCGCACGAGCTTCACCGCGAAGCGGGTCACGTTCTCGGCCACGGCGACCTCGCGCACCAGGCGCTGGCTGGCCAGCACGGCGTCGGCGTCGAGGCTCCGCGCGAGTTCGACCTCGGCCGCGCCGGTGGTGCTCTCGACGATGGTCATCTCGTCGGCGAAGTTGGGATAGCCGATCAGGACGTTGAACATGAAGCGGTCGAGCTGGGCTTCGGGCAGGGGGTAGGTGCCCTCCTGCTCGATGGGGTTCTGGGTCGCGAGCACGAAGAACGGGCTGCCGAGATCGTGGGTGCGTCCGCCGGCGGTGACCTGGCGCTCCTGCATGGCCTGGAGCAGGGCCGCCTGGGTCTTGGGTGGCGTGCGGTTGATCTCGTCGGCCAGGATGACGTTGGCGAAGATCGGACCCCGGATGAACTTGAACTCGCGGTGGCCGGTGCCGTGGTCCTCCTCGAGGATCTCGCTGCCCGTGATGTCGCTGGGCATGAGGTCGGGCGTGAACTGGATCCGGTTGAAGCTGAGGTCCATGACCCGGGCGAGGCTGCTGATGAGCAGCGTCTTGGCGAGGCCGGGAACGCCCTCGAGCAGCACGTGGCCACCGCTGAACAGGGCGATCATCATCTCGTCGATGACGTCCTCCTGGCCGACGATGACCTTGGCGATCTCCTGGCGCATGGTGCGGTAGTTCTCCCGCAGGGTGTCGATGTTCCGG
The bacterium genome window above contains:
- a CDS encoding DUF58 domain-containing protein: MSHELLSPELVGRLGRLDLVARLVVEGFLTGLHKSPYHGFSAEFAEYRQYIPGEPVGHMDWRVYAKTDRHYLKVFTEETNLRATLLMDCSASMGYTGAENRPTKVRYASYLAAALSYLLLRQNDAVGLVTFDEKPLQMVPARSVRRQLFQVLKVLEGLPDGHGTNLGEVLHRVAERVQRRGLVLLFSDLMDEPERILAGLKHFRHRGHEVVVFHILDPREIALDFDGEVEFESLEQPDQRVRLEPAHLREGYRARFDAWRDTLRRECRRQLVDLVEISTDTPFAAGLGAYLQKRRRMY
- a CDS encoding VWA domain-containing protein, which produces MPISFLNPSLLLGALAAALPVIIHFLSRRRVRRERFSDLRFLDEVQARQARSLGVRRWLLLLLRVLALLCVALAAAGPRWGGLGAGSGVRSVLFVVDASASMNTGLPGGGTRLDAARDAVAAMVRALPDDAAVQVLVAGSRVR
- a CDS encoding AAA family ATPase — protein: MRQEIAKVIVGQEDVIDEMMIALFSGGHVLLEGVPGLAKTLLISSLARVMDLSFNRIQFTPDLMPSDITGSEILEEDHGTGHREFKFIRGPIFANVILADEINRTPPKTQAALLQAMQERQVTAGGRTHDLGSPFFVLATQNPIEQEGTYPLPEAQLDRFMFNVLIGYPNFADEMTIVESTTGAAEVELARSLDADAVLASQRLVREVAVAENVTRFAVKLVRATRVGSGEEAAAAKEFLAWGAGPRAAQFLIRGAKTRALLDGRPTPDLEDIRRLALPVLRHRLVSNFHAEAENVAKDRIIGLILDEVAP